A window of Gavia stellata isolate bGavSte3 chromosome 21, bGavSte3.hap2, whole genome shotgun sequence contains these coding sequences:
- the RTN4R gene encoding reticulon-4 receptor encodes MCPSLSGDRVVCLGAAFTAAGQALGHGGCEGGEEDGKEEVIKKGEEQGSKLLILVLCLNIQSEVESCPGACVCYSEPKITISCQQQGLTAIPTEIPIQSQRIFLHNNKITLVRSTSFTSCRNMTILWIHSNNISLIEPGAFYGLNKLEELDLSDNTNLKSINPVTFRGLVHLHTLHLDRCGLLELSTGLFRGLFSLQYLYLQDNNLQNLLDDTFIDLANLTYLFLHGNKIKTLSENVFRGLINLDRLLLHQNRVSLVHRRSFHDLGKVMTLYLFNNNLTVLTGETMAPLVSLQYLRLNGNQWICDCQARSLWNWFKQFKGSSSELECHLPPRLAGRDLKRLQSADLEGCVDSFNQIRTSVFSTKTRSGKLPTGVPPLGSHDGSPKCCQPETDKSFIYEAKGKAGPSSHSSRPSSNNPLKDKENMSKTKYIETDPSKNGSNKQINDSPFGTFPSIVDPPLTKLKPEFLEPIEPSTVPTKKRQGCSKKNKSKAQCRLTQQGNSSTLQLSLSLLIPPLVWSLLLFC; translated from the exons ATGTGTCCCAGCCTCTCTGGGGACAGAGTGGTTTGCCTGGGTGCTGCCTTCACTGCAGCTGGACAAGCCCTGGGACATGGTGGTtgtgaaggaggggaggaggatggAAAGGAGGAAGTCATCAAAAAGGGGGAGGAACAAG GAAGCAAACTGCTGATTTTGGTGCTTTGCTTGAACATCCAGTCAGAAGTGGAGTCTTGCCCTGGGGCGTGTGTATGCTACAGTGAACCGAAGATTACAATAAGTTGTCAGCAGCAAGGACTGACAGCAATCCCCACTGAGATACCCATCCAGAGCCAGCGCATCTTCTTGCACAACAACAAGATAACCCTTGTGAGGTCTACCAGCTTCACCTCCTGCCGCAACATGACGATTCTTTGGATCCACTCCAACAACATCAGCCTCATTGAGCCTGGAGCCTTCTATGGACTCAACAAACTGGAGGAGTTAGATCTCAGCGACAACACGAACCTGAAATCTATCAACCCTGTCACTTTCCGGGGTCTTGTTCACCTCCACACCTTACACCTGGATCGCTGTGGGCTTCTGGAGCTCTCCACAGGGCTTTTTCGAGGGTTGTTCTCCTTGCAATATCTCTACCTTCAGGATAATAATCTTCAGAACCTGCTGGATGACACCTTCATAGATCTCGCAAACCTCACTTACCTGTTTTTGCATGGTAACAAAATAAAGACCTTGTCAGAGAACGTCTTTCGCGGGCTAATCAACCTTGACCGGCTGCTTCTGCACCAGAATAGGGTCAGCCTTGTTCACCGCCGGTCTTTTCATGACCTTGGGAAAGTGATGACCTTGTATCTGTTTAACAACAACCTGACCGTGCTCACGGGGGAAACCATGGCTCCCCTGGTGTCCCTCCAGTACCTGCGCTTGAATGGCAACCAGTGGATCTGTGACTGCCAGGCTCGGTCTCTCTGGAATTGGTTTAAGCAGTTTAAAGGATCGTCTTCGGAGCTAGAGTGCCACCTTCCTCCCCGCTTGGCAGGGAGAGACCTCAAAAGGCTGCAGAGCGCCGACTTGGAAGGATGTGTCGACTCCTTCAACCAGATACGAACAAGTGTTTTTAGCACTAAGACTAGATCTGGTAAACTGCCAACCGGGGTTCCCCCTCTTGGTTCCCACGATGGCTCCCCGAAGTGCTGCCAGCCAGAAACAGATAAGTCTTTTATTTACGAAGCTAAAGGCAAGGCAGGTCCTTCTTCCCACAGCAGCCGACCATCCTCCAACAACCCTCTCAAGGATAAGGAGAACATGTCCAAAACCAAGTACATTGAGACAGACCCTTCCAAAAATGGCAGCAACAAGCAGATAAACGATTCCCCCTTTGGGACCTTCCCCAGCATTGTAGACCCTCCATTGACCAAGTTGAAACCAGAATTTCTAGAGCCCATTGAACCTTCCACAGTCCCAACCAAAaagaggcagggctgctctaAAAAGAACAAATCAAAAGCCCAGTGCCGCCTCACCCAGCAAGGAAACAGCTCCACGTTACAGCTCAGCCTAAGCCTTTTGATCCCCCCCTTGGTGTGGAGCTTACTGTTATTCTGCTAA